A genomic region of Platichthys flesus chromosome 4, fPlaFle2.1, whole genome shotgun sequence contains the following coding sequences:
- the si:dkey-24p1.6 gene encoding protein sel-1 homolog 3 yields the protein MDFLKLCLFVCHLFCLGAQVVWAVDEVALLNPPEETVPDHALEILYSCDEPATVQLDCIVSFDTGITSTHRLRQWRCLPGDPRTRSVELNLPDWLVYQADGTVTDSQWVLSCFLRASLRHDGSEDTEDELDAAQDVTMLQPKAYFRRPFKRHQLCFPWSSEILKLTHQFLNKQCPIEEETVTLLSSIFASTGENFGITKTLEPYGSEVLEHFRVKAVSFPWCLFSIWIFVSRRCQGALCSIFHHINSEDNYISPSLFLTHSGQLHMQMNGGSEESSAFLANFKVPLHEWCRISVRLQGRRVILSMVCVEKEQRTVQSAEHVLSHDIRLDDTEGYFVIGGGNHVKGVEGYFGPMVYYRNRFPPQGPTGAVVPDVIQDLDLTGWLQTCKEFRFEVKVKIRGYALKAQQIESEACFDAFHKWLIKDNLPLNPQCEPWERSVPRRRQAAKLSKLFALKHGGRRVSSAAVGRALYSLSLQKLGRASSRAVVSTVLPLLLQAGCLADNRALRMASVLYSSGLGVEKQLSKAWLLALLAAQRDDRLALLQLGHRHHRGLHGLPTDPDLAYAYYANIAEQTTQDNLKSTPEQTFVEAVYLNNDELLSLQTNENHHIFQWLKLQARRGASEAEQSLARMLFWGQQGVTPDIQQAVRHYERGAVRGGDPEALYDYGIVLLQGHGVEKDVPKAVTFLKKAMDKGFVPAINALAWYHEQFEHDYTRAVQLWEQADLLGSPDAALNLGVMHSEGLYPGKPENQFMAYKYYLKSAERGHIRGALLLADAWTTGLPGFVSRRPADAVLMVKWAAEKNGHLGSVLRKALDSYLRGDMFISLLHYMMAAECGYAAAEFNMAYLCEQNAGRFLEPAFASQCMWRYYNLTIQSQNPDNYALIRMGDLLYAGRLDRHKDLSSAAEMYKRAALRNEPQGWYNLGLLSEEGYRLPLSVLTELGLSELYLADRSLLLSALYKRCTDSEDTDSYLPCSLALLNVHLQMFQRDYSAAIKLSAAAAVVAAPTILVLTLGVFRRRVLSQQEA from the exons ATGGATTTCCTGAAGCTgtgcttgtttgtctgtcaTCTGTTTTGCCTTGGTGCGCAG GTCGTCTGGGCTGTAGACGAGGTGGCTCTCCTGAATCCTCCAGAGGAGACTGTACCGGACCACGCTCTGGAGATCCTCTACTCCTGTGATGAACCTGCCACTGTGCAGCTGGACTGTATCGTCTCCTTTGACACCGGCATCACTTCCACACACCGGCTCAGACAGTGGCGCTGCCTCCCGGGTGACCCCAGAACGAGGAGCGTGGAGCTGAACCTGCCCGACTGGCTGGTGTACCAAGCTGATGGGACTGTGACAGATTCCCAGTGGGTGCTGAGCTGCTTCCTCCGAGCCTCTCTCAGACACGATGGATCTGAAGACACCGAGGACGAGTTGGACGCAGCCCAGGATGTCACGATGCTGCAGCCTAAGGCCTATTTCAGACGACCCTTCAAACGGCATCAGCTCTGTTTCCCCTGGAGCTCAGAAATACTGAAATTGACGCAccagtttttaaataaacaatgtccCATAGAGGAAG AAACGGTGACATTGCTGTCCTCAATTTTTGCGTCAACCGGAGAAAACTTTGGTATCACCAAGACTCTGGAGCCGTACGGCAGCGAGGTCCTGGAGCATTTCCGGGTCAAAGCAGTCTCCTTCCCCTG GTGTTTGTTCTCCATCTGGATATTTGTGAGCAGACGCtgccagggggcgctgtgcaGCATCTTCCATCACATCAACTCTGAGGATAACTACATCTCTCCTTCGCTTTTCCTCACACACTCAg GCCAGCTTCACATGCAGATGAACGGAGGGTCCGAGGAGTCCTCTGCCTTCCTCGCTAACTTCAAAGTGCCTTTACATGAGTGGTGCCGAATCAGTGTGAGGCTGCAGGGTAGAAGA GTGATCCTCTCCATGGTCTGTGTGGAGAAGGAGCAGAGAACGGTTCAATCTGCAGAACATGT GCTGAGTCATGATATCAGGCTGGATGACACCGAGGGATACTTTGTGATCGGAGGAGGGAATCATGTCAAAGGTGTGGAAGGGTATTTCGGACCGATGGTTTACTACCGCAACCGATTCCCACCTCAAGGCCCG acgGGTGCTGTGGTTCCAGATGTTATCCAGGACCTGGATCTCACAGGGTGGCTGCAGACATGCAAGGAGTTTCGTTTCGAGGTGAAGGTGAAAATCCGTGGCTATGCTCTGAAGGCCCAGCAGATAGAATCAG AGGCCTGTTTTGATGCTTTCCATAAGTGGCTGATAAAGGACAATCTGCCACTGAATCCCCAGTGTGAGCCGTGGGAGAGAAGTGTCCCTCGCAGGAGACAAGCTGCAAAACTGTCCAAGTTGTTTGCTTTAAAACACG gaggaaggagggtgAGCTCGGCAGCTGTGGGCCGAGCGCTCTACTCCTTATCACTTCAGAAGCTGGGCCGAGccagcagcagagcagtggTCAGCACTGTCCTGCCCCTGCTGCTCCAAGCCGGCTGCCTGGCTGATAACAGAGCTCTGCGCATGGCGTCCGTGCTCTACAGCAGCGGCCTGGGCGTCGAGAAGCAGCTctccaag GCTTGGCTCCTCGCCCTGCTGGCCGCTCAGAGGGATGATCGATTAGCACTGCTGCAGCTCGGCCACCGGCACCACCGGGGGCTCCACGGCCTCCCCACAGACCCCGACCTGGCCTATGCATATTATGCCAACATCGCGGAGCAGACGACTCAAGATAATCTGAAATCCACACCAGAGCAG acGTTTGTTGAGGCTGTTTACTTGAACAACGATGAGCTGTTGAGTCTCCAGACCAACGAAAACCATCATATCTTCCAGTGGCTGAAACTGCAGGCACGCAGGGGAGCGTCTGAAGCCGAG CAATCCCTTGCCCGCATGCTGTTCTGGGGTCAGCAGGGAGTGACTCCGGACATCCAGCAGGCTGTGAGACACTACGAAAGAGGAGCTGTGCGGGGGGGGGACCCGGAGGCGCTGTATGACTATGGCATCgtcctgctgcag GGTCACGGCGTTGAGAAGGACGTTCCCAAAGCTGTCACGTTCCTCAAGAAAGCAATGGACAAG GGTTTTGTCCCTGCGATCAACGCCCTGGCCTGGTACCACGAGCAGTTTGAACACGACTACACTCGAGCTGTGCAGCTGTGGGAACAAGCCGACCTCCTCGGGAGTCCAGACGCTGCTTTGAATCTGGGTGTCATGCACTCTGAGGGTCTTTACCCGGGAAAACCTGAGAACCAG TTCATGGCGTATAAGTACTATCTGAAGTCTGCAGAGAGGGGCCACATCCGGGGGGCCCTTCTCCTCGCAGACGCCTGGACCACCGGGCTGCCCGGCTTCGTCAGCAGACGTCCAGCAGACGCCGTCTT GATGGTGAAGTGGGCAGCTGAGAAAAACGGACACCTGGGCAGTGTCCTGAGGAAAGCCTTGGATTCCTATCTCAGGGGCGACAT GTTCATCTCACTGTTACATTACATGATGGCTGCTGAGTGTGGCTATGCGGCTGCTGAATTCAACATGGCCTATCTCTGCGAACAGAATGCA GGACGTTTTCTGGAGCCGGCCTTTGCATCGCAGTGCATGTGGAGATATTACAACCTCACAATCCAAAGTCAAAATCCTGACAATTATG CTCTGATCAGGATGGGCGACCTGTTGTACGCCGGGCGGCTCGACAGGCACAAAGATTTGTCTTCGGCGGCGGAGATGTACAAACGTGCAGCACTGAGGAACGAGCCACAG GGATGGTACAACCTTGGCCTTCTCTCTGAGGAGGGCTACAGGCTGCCGCTGTCAGTATTGACTGAGCTGGGCCTTTCAGAGCTGTACCTGGCAGATCGCAGTCTGCTTCTGAGTGCTTTATACAAAAG ATGCACAGACTCGGAGGACACAGATTCCTACTTGCCTTGCAGTCTCGCCCTCCTCAATGTTCATCTTCAAATGTTTCAGAGGGATTATAGTGCTGCTATTAAG ctctccgctgctgctgctgtggttgcaGCTCCTACGATATTGGTCCTCACCCTCGGTGTGTTCCGGAGACGTGTCCTGTCTCAGCAAGAGGCGTGA